From the Mycoplasmatota bacterium genome, one window contains:
- the pepF gene encoding oligoendopeptidase F yields the protein MEKVLKSRKEVDQSLTWDLTAIFKTEDDYHQAVKEMEKIAHEIEDNYKGRLDSPESINSCLDKMKKFVQLQILASTYASLWVATDQTDNESNSRYMKLMNILSSLESKLSFVNSEIIEADEFVINEAIKQSHENSNYLQEIMRSKKHSLSPDVEKVLSSLSPTFDSFYTIYNQAKLADMDFDKFQVDGKDYPLSFVLFENDWEYEENTQIRRAAFDAFSKKLREYQNTFAAVYQAHIQQEKIITSLRGFDSVFEGLLFSQKVDRPLYDRQIDIIMEKLAPHMRKYAKLIQKVHKLDEMTFADLNLVVDPSYEPDITVEESKKYIEEALSVLGDDYLEMIKRSYKERWIDFVQNKGKSTGAFCSSPYGVHPYVLISWSEKMREVFVLAHELGHAGHFSLSQKNQNVFDTRPSLYFIEAPSTMNEMLMSHYLIKTNDDKRFRRWVLSSMINRTYYHNFVTHLLEAAYQREVYKIIDQGGSIHAAKLNELMKEVQEKFWGDSVRMNEGSELTWMRQPHYYMGLYPYTYSAGLTISTQVSKRILEEGQNAIDDWKEVLKAGGTKTPVELAKMAGVDITTEKPLLDTIEHIGNIIDEIISLTEELEK from the coding sequence ATGGAGAAAGTATTAAAATCTAGAAAAGAAGTAGACCAGTCACTGACATGGGATTTGACGGCCATATTCAAAACAGAGGATGATTATCATCAGGCTGTAAAAGAAATGGAAAAAATCGCACATGAAATTGAAGACAACTATAAGGGAAGATTGGATTCACCAGAAAGTATTAATTCTTGTTTAGACAAAATGAAAAAGTTTGTACAATTACAGATTTTAGCCTCAACTTATGCTAGTTTATGGGTAGCTACTGATCAAACGGATAATGAGAGTAATAGTAGATATATGAAACTCATGAATATTTTATCAAGTTTAGAAAGTAAGTTGAGTTTTGTTAATAGTGAAATAATAGAAGCAGATGAATTTGTGATTAATGAAGCGATTAAGCAATCACATGAAAATAGTAACTATTTACAAGAAATTATGAGATCTAAAAAACATTCACTTAGTCCAGATGTAGAAAAGGTATTATCTTCATTATCACCAACATTTGATTCTTTCTACACGATTTATAATCAAGCAAAGCTTGCTGATATGGACTTTGATAAATTTCAGGTAGATGGAAAAGATTATCCACTTAGTTTTGTTTTATTTGAAAATGATTGGGAGTATGAAGAAAATACTCAAATTAGAAGAGCTGCTTTTGATGCATTCTCTAAAAAATTAAGAGAGTATCAAAACACATTTGCGGCAGTTTATCAAGCACATATCCAACAAGAAAAAATAATTACATCACTTCGAGGGTTTGATTCTGTATTTGAGGGTTTATTATTTAGTCAAAAAGTAGATAGACCATTGTATGATAGACAAATAGATATTATTATGGAAAAATTAGCACCTCATATGAGAAAGTATGCGAAATTAATTCAAAAGGTTCATAAATTAGATGAAATGACTTTCGCTGATTTGAATCTTGTTGTAGACCCAAGTTATGAACCAGATATTACTGTTGAAGAATCGAAAAAATATATTGAAGAAGCCTTATCTGTATTAGGTGATGATTATTTAGAAATGATTAAAAGAAGTTATAAGGAACGTTGGATTGATTTTGTACAAAATAAAGGAAAATCTACTGGTGCATTTTGTTCAAGCCCATATGGGGTCCATCCATATGTTTTAATCTCTTGGTCAGAAAAAATGCGTGAAGTATTTGTTTTAGCACATGAGTTAGGTCATGCTGGTCATTTTAGTTTATCACAAAAGAATCAAAACGTATTTGATACAAGACCATCTTTATATTTTATCGAAGCACCTTCTACAATGAATGAGATGTTAATGTCACATTATTTGATAAAAACAAATGATGATAAAAGATTTAGAAGATGGGTATTATCATCCATGATTAATAGAACCTATTATCATAATTTTGTTACCCACCTATTAGAAGCAGCATATCAAAGAGAAGTGTATAAAATTATAGACCAAGGTGGAAGTATTCATGCAGCGAAATTAAATGAATTAATGAAAGAAGTACAAGAAAAATTCTGGGGCGATTCAGTTAGAATGAATGAAGGGTCTGAACTTACCTGGATGAGACAACCACACTATTATATGGGATTATACCCTTATACTTATAGTGCTGGACTTACGATTTCTACACAAGTAAGTAAAAGAATTTTAGAAGAAGGTCAAAACGCAATTGATGATTGGAAAGAGGTATTAAAAGCAGGTGGAA
- a CDS encoding helix-turn-helix transcriptional regulator — MELSKETEIYDSLVQELRRGTIVLSVLSQLEEPQYGYSLVTLLDEKGLSIEPSTLYPLLRRLEKQKLLVSHWDTEGTKPRKYYELSELGKKVYKRLCDHWFDMVKTMNNLI, encoded by the coding sequence GTGGAATTAAGTAAAGAAACTGAAATTTATGATAGTTTAGTTCAAGAACTAAGAAGAGGAACAATTGTCCTTAGTGTATTAAGTCAATTAGAAGAGCCACAGTATGGTTATTCACTTGTCACCCTTCTTGATGAAAAAGGACTATCAATTGAACCAAGTACTTTATATCCTTTGTTACGACGATTAGAAAAGCAAAAATTATTAGTCAGTCATTGGGATACAGAGGGTACAAAACCAAGAAAATATTATGAGTTGAGTGAGTTAGGTAAAAAAGTATATAAAAGATTATGTGATCATTGGTTTGATATGGTTAAAACAATGAATAATCTTATTTAA
- a CDS encoding ABC transporter ATP-binding protein — translation MSKIVVHSLTKQYGDIVALNDVNLKLEPNKIYGLLGRNGAGKSTLLNLMTNKLFPTSGEILIDDESVIENDCVLNKIFYMVEKNLFPLGYKIKEIFKWTKEFYPSFDLDYAKELCDKFGLDTKLKIKALSTGYLTIFKDILALASQAEILLLDEPVLGLDANHRDLLYKEIISNFIEHPKTILISTHLIDEVADILEEVIIIKEGNIIVQNSVEKLLMSAYRISGEASRVDEYLKNRKHVGAETMGKYKSTTVLEDIKDKDMKLINELDLEVSKAPLQKLFISLTN, via the coding sequence ATGAGTAAAATAGTCGTTCATTCATTAACAAAACAATATGGTGATATTGTTGCGCTAAATGATGTGAATTTAAAATTAGAACCAAATAAAATTTATGGTTTATTAGGAAGAAATGGTGCAGGGAAGAGTACACTTTTAAATCTAATGACTAATAAGTTATTTCCAACTTCAGGTGAAATCTTAATTGATGATGAAAGTGTTATTGAAAATGATTGTGTTTTAAATAAAATATTTTATATGGTAGAAAAAAACTTATTCCCACTAGGATATAAAATTAAAGAAATATTTAAATGGACAAAAGAGTTTTATCCATCATTTGATTTAGATTACGCGAAAGAATTATGTGATAAATTTGGTTTAGATACGAAATTAAAAATAAAAGCATTATCAACAGGCTATTTAACAATATTTAAGGATATTTTAGCGTTAGCCTCTCAAGCAGAAATTCTACTTCTTGATGAACCCGTATTAGGACTTGATGCTAATCATCGTGACTTATTGTATAAAGAGATCATCAGTAATTTCATTGAACATCCTAAAACAATATTAATTTCAACTCATTTAATTGATGAAGTGGCAGATATATTAGAGGAAGTCATTATAATAAAAGAAGGAAATATTATTGTACAGAATTCAGTTGAAAAACTATTAATGAGTGCTTATAGAATATCAGGTGAAGCTAGTAGAGTCGATGAATATTTAAAAAACAGAAAGCATGTTGGTGCTGAAACAATGGGTAAATATAAATCAACTACCGTGTTAGAAGATATAAAAGATAAAGATATGAAATTAATCAATGAACTTGATTTAGAAGTTTCTAAAGCACCACTTCAAAAATTATTTATAAGTTTAACGAATTAA
- a CDS encoding GntR family transcriptional regulator produces the protein MQLDFQSEKPIYIQLAEAIEDDILNGIYEEEQQIISTTEISIHLKINPATAGKGVNLLVSEGILYKKRGVGMFVLKGAKEKVFIKRKKSFYDNYILSLLDEASKLNIKKEDIIDMIERGNCDE, from the coding sequence ATGCAACTTGACTTTCAGAGTGAAAAACCGATATACATTCAATTAGCAGAAGCAATAGAAGATGATATTTTAAATGGAATTTATGAAGAAGAGCAACAGATAATATCCACAACAGAGATATCAATTCATTTAAAAATAAATCCAGCGACCGCTGGGAAAGGTGTTAATTTACTTGTTAGTGAAGGAATACTGTATAAAAAAAGAGGTGTTGGTATGTTTGTATTAAAAGGAGCGAAAGAAAAAGTGTTTATTAAAAGAAAAAAAAGTTTTTATGATAACTATATATTATCATTACTAGATGAAGCATCAAAATTAAACATAAAGAAAGAAGATATTATTGATATGATAGAAAGGGGAAATTGTGATGAGTAA
- a CDS encoding class I SAM-dependent methyltransferase — protein MKPVFRHSQLYTFLLVCHYESLEKKILDCGAGGQTPPLAIFKEHGFETYGIDISDDQIKRAKEFEEKHQMTLNIEKGNMLSIPFEDESFGCVYSYNSIFHLSKEDIRKAIQEIRRVLKPGGMAFINFASSNDDRATYGKKVGEGEYLQDEHGNEDVLHSYFAENEAEDYFEGFRIFVKENRIKNIFRDNMKITRGYIDYIVVKE, from the coding sequence ATGAAACCAGTTTTTAGACATAGTCAGTTATATACTTTTTTACTTGTTTGTCATTACGAATCATTAGAAAAGAAAATATTAGATTGTGGTGCAGGGGGACAAACACCACCACTCGCTATTTTTAAAGAGCATGGGTTTGAAACTTATGGAATTGATATTAGTGATGATCAAATAAAACGTGCAAAAGAATTTGAAGAAAAACATCAGATGACATTAAATATTGAAAAAGGAAATATGTTATCGATTCCTTTTGAAGATGAATCTTTTGGTTGTGTCTATTCTTATAATTCAATATTTCATTTAAGTAAAGAAGATATTCGTAAAGCTATTCAAGAAATTCGTCGTGTGTTAAAACCAGGTGGAATGGCATTCATCAATTTTGCATCTTCAAATGATGATAGAGCTACTTATGGAAAGAAAGTAGGAGAAGGTGAATATCTTCAAGATGAACACGGTAATGAAGATGTTCTTCATAGTTACTTTGCTGAAAATGAAGCAGAAGATTACTTTGAGGGCTTTAGAATTTTTGTAAAGGAAAATCGGATTAAAAATATATTTAGAGACAATATGAAAATAACCAGGGGTTATATTGATTATATAGTAGTGAAAGAGTAA